A region from the Benincasa hispida cultivar B227 chromosome 12, ASM972705v1, whole genome shotgun sequence genome encodes:
- the LOC120067654 gene encoding uncharacterized protein LOC120067654 codes for MEFAYNNIYQSTIGMSPFEALYGKSFRSPVCWDEVGERRLLGPELVQTTNKAIQKIRARMQTAQSRQKSYVDIRRKDLEFETGVKSVLKDGTHEGKYVADPSHVVDYEPLQLNDNLSYEEKPIEILARKVKTLHRRELL; via the exons ATGGAGTTTGCGTACAATAACATCTACCAGTCCACTATTGGGATGTCACCctttgaggccctatatgggaAGAGTTTCAGGTCCCctgtgtgttgggatgaggtaggagaAAGAAGATTGTTAGGACCTGAATTGGTGCAGACCACAAATAAAGCCatacagaagatcagggctCGTATGCAGACAGCCCAGAGCAGACAAAAGAGCTATGTCGATATAAGAcgtaaggacctggaatttgagactggGGTGAAAAGTGTTCTTAAAGATGGCACCCATGAAGG gaagtatgtgGCAGACCcatcccatgtagttgactacgAGCCCTTACAGTTGAATGATAACTTGAGCTATGAGGAGAAGCCCATAGAGATTCTTGCTAGAAAAGTAAAGACATTGCATCGTCGAGAGCTTTTGTGA
- the LOC120067655 gene encoding secreted RxLR effector protein 161-like gives MNDLGSLKYFLGLEVSLSSASYSLSQVKYASNLLVCFGITGSTTAPTPLDPNVRLTPFDGIPFEDSSLYHQLICNLIYLTVTRPYIAYVVHIVSQFMTAPRTIHFTDVLRILPYVKGTLGHGLQFSSQASLVLSGYSDADWASDPTDRRSTSGYCFYLGDSLISWRSKKQRVVSRSSLESEYRAMDDATSKQLWLRWLLADMGVP, from the coding sequence ATGAACGACTTGGGTTCATTGAAATACTTTCTTGGCCTTGAAGTATCATTGAGCTCTGCTAGTTATTCGTTATCTCAAGTAAAGTATGCCTCAAATCTTTTGGTGTGCTTCGGTATTACTGGCTCTACTACAGCTCCAACACCACTCGATCCCAATGTTCGCTTGACTCCGTTTGATGGAATTCCATTTGAGGATTCCAGTCTCTATCATCAGCTTATCTGCAATCTTATTTATCTGACAGTCACTCGTCCTTACATTGCATATGTTGTTCACATTGTTAGCCAGTTCATGACTGCCCCTCGAACCATTCATTTTACTGATGTTCTTCGTATCCTTCCTTATGTGAAAGGTACTTTGGGGCATGGACTTCAGTTTTCTTCCCAGGCTTCTCTGGTTTTATCAGGCTATTCTGATGCTGATTGGGCTAGTGATCCTACTGACCGGCGTTCTACTTCCGGTTATTGTTTCTACCTTGGTGATTCTCTCATTTCTTGGCGCAGTAAGAAACAGAGGGTTGTTTCCCGTTCTAGTTTGGAGTCTGAATATCGTGCTATGGATGATGCTACATCAAAACAGTTGTGGCTTCGTTGGCTTCTTGCTGATATGGGAGTCCCCTAG